AGTGAGAGCGAGTGTTGCCACAGGCCAAAAAATCCTACATATCTCGGCCATCCTTAATAGTTTGACCTCAAACTATaaactttacaaaataaaaaaatccactTAGGTCATACCTAACTTTTGttacacaaaacaaattattattgtttatcaaTCAACAGATAATCATTTCAACAAGATTAAAAATACTTCAAAATCTCACACATTGTCAGACtttattaatcttatttttttaataaatcaatcTACTTATATAAAACACTTCTATTAcacaaaactaaataataatcatttatcaactAGATCAACCTTAATCAAAGAGAAAAGAATCTCAACTACTGTCATTGTAATTTTACCAGTCTTAGTTTTTTCAATTATAAATAGTCTTCAGTCCAGGTAAGTCTTAGTCAAATTTTAGGTCTCATTCCGAGTCAGAGTCATCTCCTGCCCATCGCTTCATGTAGTCTGCAGATGAATATGTTATTTAGGGCCTCTGTATCATTAGTTAGCTTCTCAACTTTATACCTATCATTTCTGCCCACTGATACCACCTTGTAGGGTCCGAGGTACTTGGCTCTAAGCTTTAAGGTATTGCCAAACTGGGTCCTCTTAATCGCAACCAGGTCCCTCAACATACTTCACACTAGCCTTTCTCTTCTTGTCATATCCTTTCTTGTTCTCCTCTTGAATCTTCAATATCTGGTTCCTAGCATCCTCTTCCTACTATCTCTCTCTTCCATGAAACTCCTCTGCCATTCCTCATCCAGTAAATTGGTTAAATTCAGGTCCTCTTTCTGCTTCAACTTAACTCCCAATAAAAGTTCACATGGTGTAGTCTTCACGCTTCTATGGTAAGTGCTGTTAAGAGCTCTTTGCAGCTTACTTGCATGTTTATACCAGTGTGATGGCTCCTCTAAACACAGCTTAGTCAGTACTGATATAATAGTTCTATGGACAATTTCCACCTGCCCGTTTCCTCTGGGTACTCCAGTAGTGATTTTGTAGTGTTCAATCCCTCCTGATTACAAAATTCCTCAAAATCCTTGCTGGTAAAAGCGGCTCCTCTGTCACTAATGATTCTAGTAGGATTTCCAAATGTCTGCTGGAAATCATCAATTTATCCAAAGTTTCCTTTGCTGTCACTGTCTTCACTGGGAAAATCCATGTAAATTTTGTAAAAGCATCTACTAGCGTTAATATATAATTGTACTTCTTTTTGGTTTCAGCTAATGGTCCAATGTGATCTATATGCATGGTATGTAGTGGTTGACTCTCCTTCACTATGGGGTTCAAGAAACCCTCCTGCTTCCCTCCTCCTTGACGCCAAAATGCATGGAACACAATTAGCAATAAATCTCTCAAGTTTGCTTTTCAGGTCTTTGATATAATAATTTTCCCTCAATACTTCTTCTGTTTTCTCAGTCCAAAATGTCCAATTCCATGAGCTCTTCCTATTACTTCATTCTCCATTCCTTTTGGTATTATTAGCCTGTTTTGTCCTCTATAAAGTAGTCCGTTTTCCATATAATAATCATCATATTGTTTCTCTTCAGTACTTTACTAATGGCTCTCAATCCATCATCCAACTTCTGTGCTTTCTGTATTCTGTAGTGTAGTTCAGTCTTCAAGAACATAGTGATGGGGTTGCGACTGAGTGAATCCGTGTGCTTCATTTTCTCCCCTGCTCTATGCTCAACTGAGTAGTCATAATCTTGTAATATAAGTACCCACCTGGCTATTCTAGTACACAAATCTTTCTTTTTGAGAGTCATTTCAAAGGCAGAAAATCAGTCACAATCTTGAATTTtattccaaataaatatttgcgAAACTTCTTCACTCCTTCTACTATGGCCAATGCCTCCAACTCATAGCTGCTGTACTTCCTTTCTGCATCTTGTTGTCTTTCTGCTCATGTAGTGAACAGGGTGTAAATTCCATCTTCTCCACTTTGTTGCAACAGGATTGCAGCATATCCATCTATGGAGCATCAGTATGCATTTCTGTATGCAGTTCCGGGTCATAAATCTTGAGAACAGGTTCACTACATAATGCAGTCTTTAGCATCATGAAAGCTTGTCTCTGCTCTTCATTAAATTGAAACTCCTTCCCTTTCCGCAGAAGGTCAGTTAACGGCTTTGCAATCAAGGAAAATTCTTTATGACTTGCGAAAGTAAGAAGTAAGCCCATAAAGCTTTGTACTTGTTTCAAATTTGATGGTTCTGGAAACTTATTACTGCGTCTGTTTTGTCACATGATGGTCTCACTTTCCCGTCTTCAATAATATGCCCTAAATACTCGACCCTGGTGCACATTAAATGACATTTTTCCAGTTTATCTCTAATCCATAATCTGATGCTACTTCTAGAACTTCCTTCAGTCTCAACATAGCCTCTTCTTCATTTATTCTGGTACTATCAGATCATCTATAAATTAGGACTTTACCCTCTCTCATCAAGTCACGGTAGATCATACTGACAAAACGCATGAAATACTTTGGGCAATTGGACAGTCCAAATGGCGCCTTAAGGAATTCATATTGGTCATCTTCTGTCACAAACGCTGTGTACTTAACTGACTCTTCTTCTACAGCTAGATGAAAAAATCCATTCTAAGGTCCAGAGTGCTAAACACTTTAGCCTTGGTCAGTCTGTCAATCTGGTCATCAATAATGGGCAAGGGAAACTCATCCTTGACCATCTTCTGGTAATTTTTCTATAATCAACACACAATCTTATAGACTGGTCCTCCTTCTTTTAACTAGAACCAAAGGGCTACAGTATCAGAATAGCTTGGTCTGATAATTCCTGGTCCAACCATTCATGTATTTGCCTCCTCACTTCTTCACGCTCTTTGTAGGATAAACGTCGCGGCCTATGTACTACAGGTAAGTCAtcttttagtattatttttaactttaatggagattcttttatctttttaggTATGTACTCTTGCACTAACTTATCAACTTCTTCTCTGATTTTAGGGTCCCTGCAATAACTAACTGTTACATCTGCAAAACTACTGAAAGTTGTTTCTCACCCAACAGTCGTCGTCAGTCGTCATGTTATTCAAAAAAGTTATCTGTCCATTATTTATAAGAATAGTAGCTTTTGACATCAGTTCTTGACCTATAATAACATTATGAGGTATAGTACCACTCGGCATAATATGAAACACGGTATGAAACAATCTACCATCAATAGTAACAGTCATAAACAGCTTACCAAGAGTCACGACACTTTTCTGTCCCAAACTGACACACAGACACTGTCTTTTTTCCCACTTTGAAATATTGTTCGCGATCACAAAATCACTCGTTATTAAGTTCAATTCACTGCCAGTTCCACTAAACTCGGTATATTTTCaacttaacttttttgtttaagtgGCAATCGGTCGCGCTTTTGGTTAGCgtccattactgccaatgacacctgacagcagcaaagtgTATATTGTGTCAGACCGGTTGGATAAGATTTTCTAAACGGGGGTTGTGGAAGCGAGTTTGTTGCGTACCTGCAATAGACATACAAAAACATAGGGACAGCACAAAACAAGAAGACAGTACAAAACATTTAGACATTACAGATCGGATCAAAGGGAGCGACAAAAGCGAAAAAGCacctatagttttatttttttctttagttatataattaattaacatgtTAAGGATTTTCTTGTTGGAGGAGGCATGAAGTAGGAGGGTTTTGAGGTTGGTGGGTTTGGGAATACAGGGGGAAGGATGTTGTAAAGGGAACAGTTCTCATGGGGCAGTTTAACAGAATGTGGTCGGCGGTACCCTCCTCCAAGCCGCATGGACAGAGGGGGATTGAACAATACCCCATCTATACAGGGGGGATGGAGCACAAGTATGTCCGATACGTAATCTGCAGATGACAGAGGTTGTCTGTTTGTTCGCTTGACGCGAAACCGGAAAAACCAAGGCTTAGGGGGGATGTTTGGTTGAATATCCCCGTAATGACGGCCTTGACCAGTAAGGAGCACTCATAATGACGGAGCCAAAGAGAGGTGAGATCGGATTTGGCAGCAGAGAAGAGGTCATAGAAATAGCAGTGGGAGTGATCCAAGCTGCCGATCTCTATGGCCTCCTTAGCATATGCGTCAGCGACCTCGTTTCCCCGGATCCCAGAATGACTGGGAATCCAGGCCAACGAGATCTCAAGGTTGCGGAGATGGGCTTCGAATAGGGATTGCCTGATGAGTAGCACTAAAGGATAGTTAATTTTGGCAGAGAAAGGATTGGCCGTGATGGATTGTAAACCGCTAAGAGAGTCCGTAAAAATTATCGAGTTGCTAATACCATGAGCATTAATGTATTTACGGCTTCCAGAATAGCGACTAGCTCACCGGTAAAGACTGACGTGTGAGGTGGGCACTTAAAGCTCAGGATAACTGAATCTTTCGGGATCCAGACTGCCGAACCCACAGCGCCGCCAACCATAAGCCTGGAGGCATCTGTGAATAACAAAGACCAGCCTTGCCAGAGTTTTCGATGTTGTGTAGAAAAGAACTGTTAGCTCCGGGCTGGTTCTTTGTTATTCCGAAGTTAAGGATGATGTTGGGTTGAAAGATTAGAGCATCGTAACTGTGAGCAAAAGGGGGAGAAGGGAGCATGTGAAAGAGGGGTCTGGGAGGTTATTGAATTTTGCGGAAGCTATGATAAGACATGGCGGGTTTTTGTTGAACCAGAATCCACTGTCAGTAATTAAATCCGATAGTTCTTGCAGCTTAGGTAAGAGGGGGTGGTCGTCAGAAGGGAAAGTCTGAGGAAGAACGATCAGCCAGGTATTGACGTCGGAGGTAAAGGGGGGTCAGTTGCTTCTACTTGAAGGGCATTGGTCGGGAGGATTTCATGGGCTCCAGGATAACCCGGAGGGACTGGTACTGGATTTTGTCCAGTTTACCTAAGGCCCACCTGTTACAAGGTTCTAACATAAAGGAGCCATAATCAAGGACGCTGCGTACTATGGCATTATAGAGGAGTTTCTGGGATAGGGGTGGGCACCCCACACCACACCGAAAGACAACGCAGAATGTTGATGTTTGATTGGCACTTTTTAACTGTGGAATCAATATGGGGCAACCGGAAGCCGAGAGTCAAGCGTAACGCCTAGAAATTTGACTTGTTTACTGACAGGGATTAGTTGATTATTGAAGGCGACTTCCACAGGGGGGAACGACCTTTTCCTAGTAAAAGGAACCACGCTACATTTGGAAACTGAAAGGGAAAGACCATGGACAGCAAGCCCATTCACCCAGGTGAGAATAGGGCTTGGTTCAGTTGCAGGTGGCTACTTCGACGGAATGGGACGATGCGTACAAAGCTATGTCGTCTGCGTATTGCAGTATGTTGCAGAACGGTGAAACAGCCTCGTCAAGGTCGTGGTGTACAAGCTGTAGAGCAAGGGACTTAATACGGATCCTGTGGAAGACCTTGCCAGATTAGCCTCGGAGTGGAATGGGAACCATTATGTCTCACCTCGATGGATCGTTCCATTAGGAAGTTGCATATGAATGCGTCAGCCTCTGCGGCAGANNNNNNNNNNNNNNNNNNNNNNNNNNNNNNNNNNNNNNNNNNNNNNNNNNNNNNNNNNNNNNNNNNNNNNNNNNNNNNNNNNNNNNNNNNNNNNNNNNNNCGACAAGAACTTGCAAAAGACAGGTCTTCTGCCCCTGCACGCGGATACCTTTCTGCTACATCCACACTTGTTCTGTCTTTCTTGCTCTTGTTCGTCTCTGTAAAAACGTGACCGACCAGGATATTGGTTTCTCGGATTCATACTCCATTCTAGTTCCTCCGACAAAGGTCGACTGAATTGTCTTCTTGGTGTAGGTCTACAACTGTCCACATGCTCGTTGTCCTCAAAGGATCAAGTCGCGTAACTTTGGGCCTGCAAGGCGTTATACAGGGTTCGGGTTCTGGCGACATACAGGTATGAGAATCGCATGTGTCTTGCTGGATTACATGTGATGAAGACAAACATGACCGACTTGGTTCTCTAAGCGTATTGGGACATTTCACTTCAGAGTCCCAGAAGTACTCCTTTATAACGACGTATGGAGATATCTCAACTTGGCTGCCAGTTGATACTTTTTTCTGAGGGCACGGTTTTGTGATTATTTGGGATCTGCTTTGGCAAGGGACGCGGTGTACTGACGTCTTGGCTTCAGCTTTCGGGCACCAGCATTGGGCAGATTGGTCTTCTTTTGCCATTTCAGTCTGACTGCCAGTGTCTAACGGTGGCGGGTTGACTGCAGCGTCTTTTAAAGTTATAGTCCCTGTAGGTTTACAACGACATGCAGATGTCAAAGCAACTTTGCAAGGTCTCGCTCTTTTACGTATCGCTTTTAAATGTTCTTGGTCTTCTACGCTTAATGTAGTAGGATATTGAGATACTGAACCTGCTATATCTGATGTACTGGTACCTCTCAAGCCAGAAAATGTTCTCGAAGGTTTCAAACTTTTCATTTCCGCTTGGTCATCTAAGCTTAAATTGGAAGGAAGATACTGAGCTGCGTTTTGAAATTGGTATTGACTTGGTGAACGGCTGGTACCTGTAAATGTTCTAGAATGctttgtatttttcatatccTCCATTATTTTATCAGTAGTATCACCAACATTAACACTGTCTTTAAAAGGAATCTTCTGAAGATATTTCTCAATTTCAAGTCTCTGTTTCTCTTCATAGTTTTCATCTGGGTattcatcattttctttttccatTTCGTAAAGTCGTTTACCCATaactgttattattttattcgcgTGTAATGCTTCTGTTGAAGATAATTTTTGCAGTGGTTCTTCTAAATGATCCTTGATAAGGTCTTTGATTCTGACTTGTTCGACTTCAGATCGCATGGAATCATCGTCTGGCACAACTACTTTATTTAAAGCACTGTACAAATCTCTATTCAACTGCTCAGAATTTAAAGGTGTATCAGGATATCGTCTAGTATAATCCCTGACAAATTTATTGAttgtatcttttattttctttttaaatttagtttttaatgcTATATCATCTTCAGCAAAGTGCAAGTTTATAAAAGCATCAGCCAGATTATCTTTCATAACTTCAAAAGATGCGGGCGGGTTTTCCATTTGGGGTAATGTTTTAGATATAGTATCTCGAAGTTGCTGTTTGTAAGCTTGGCCAGCGTAGTCATGTTTTACTTTAAGCCGTGCTTCATTTATTGTATCGATAATATTGGCTTTCAtttcttcaattttattttgatctaTTGGTAGCTTACTTAATTCTTGATCTAAGAAGTCCGATAGCATGTGTTCGTATAAAAAGTCATCGTTCAAAATCTGTGGATTCATATTTAATTCCCCTATTTTCAGCATTAATCTGTTATTTAGATCTTCTTTCATTTGTCTGCCTCTTTCAGTGTTCGGCAAATCGAGATCATTACACCATTTCCTGACACTTTCATTAATTTGCTGCATGTGCGACCTCTCTGCCGCTCTATCTTCTCTaactgaaatattttgaaataactgAAGGCctttcaaataatttaacatGTGTTCTGCCTTCTTACGAATATAATCATTTGATCTATTTTTTCCCATAGTTTTCTTCAAATGCTCAGTAATTACACCAAGGAGAATTTCATCGGTCTCTTGCCCTGATTTGGCTGGACTTAGAGAACTAAGAGTAGACGTTAGAGTTTGAGCTAAAGTTGGAACTAGCTCTTCTAACATTTTCTTTTCTCTTTCATCACATTGTTGAGTGATTGATGATGATCTTAGCCAATCAAAAATACCACCTTCAAGGTTTTTCTTGTACAAATTCATCGCTATCTTGGATAAGTCTATCGTCTTTATATTCTTGGTCAAATTGTCTGTTAACTAGAATAGGCACAGGGGTTCGTTTTATCATTGTCATTAAACTATCGGCTTTCGACAGTAATGAGTTCAATACTGCGTTATCTACTTGTTTGTTGAGTCTtttgaatatttgatatttcaaaTTTTCGGACTCTTCCCTTGGCGAGGTTTTCGCTCCTGGATTTAGTTGTAGATATTTTTGCCTGTCTAGCAAATCACTGGCTAGTTCTCTAGCAATTGCCTGTTTTTCTGCGTGATCTATTGGTAAATTTTGCTTGGATATCCAATCATATATTTGTGCATTAAGATCGTCGTAGTATTTTCTTTCCTCATagctttttctttttaactgttTCTGGGGAGTCGAAGTAGTTGGTTTGCCATGTGAGATAAAATCTGATGACATATCATTGCTCCTTATGCTTCTACTCATTTCATTAGCTCGTGCCATTAATTTATCAGAAATATTCAGGGCTTCTTCGCCAGATATGTTACCACTTTCAAGTACAGAAAGTATTTGATCTCTAGCATCGTCGGGATCTATACCACGCATTACTAGATCAGCTAAAATATCATTCAGTTTTGATTCAACTTCATCTCTATTAGTGACATGACTTAAATCTATCACGTCATGTATATCATCCATTAGAGCATTTTTTAATTGTGTGTCATCCATAGTTGAGTTAAAGCGAAAAGATTGCGAATTTCTGCTCCATCTTTTCCGAGATTTGTTTAGTTGAGATATTTTAGGTACCAATTTTTTAGCAAATTCTTCTTCTGTTCCTGGACGAATATCTATTCCTGCTTTTGCCCCGGTGTTACGTAACCAATTGCCAACACGTCGGATTAATTCTGTTTCATCGCCAGATTGTTgcatttcttgtaaatcatTTGCAAGATCTTCGACCATTACCCTGATCTCAGGCTTGTTGATGTCTGGTGCACCCGGCAAACCTCCAACCCAATCCAGTAGTAATTGCACAAGCTCACCtgatttttcttcttcttttatcattttaataaaatctggAACTTTCAATTTGGTAGAGAGATCCTTAATAAATTCGTCTTGGTCTTTCTCATCAACATACACACCATCTTTAGCCAGTTTAGAAAACCAATTACGAATTTCGCCGTCTAGTTCTTGAGAAACATTTCTACCATCTCGATTTAGTAGTATACCCTGGAGTTTTGGAATTAAATCTTTTGCTGCTTTCTGCTTTACATCTGTACTTAAACTATCAATTATAGGGTTGTTTTTGAAAGAATCCATTAAAATCGTTTCTATTTCGTCTCTAACAGAAGTAGTTGAAGTAGGCTTAGGATCAGGTTTTATTTCCTCTTTAGGTAACCTTAGCAGCGTATCAGCGAGTTTATCAGACAGCAAGTTCAAAATATCATTCTTTACGAAAGAACTTTTAATAGGCAAAACTGCGAGCATATCAAATATTTTAGACTTGAGCATCTCTCTATAAACAGAATCATTTGAAGGTCTATCTAAAGCTATTTCTTTCAAAGCTTTAGAGAACTCACTAGCAAGTTTTTCTTTATCCAATTTAGCCTCATCGTCAAATGTTATTTTCTGCAACCAATTTTCTATACTATCATAAAATTTGTCTCTATGTCTAAAGGCTTTGATTTTATCAAATAAGTtgtttgtgattttatttttaaaagcttcaCGGTCTCTTTCGTCGGCCGGTAGCCACATCGGCATCCTTGCTATGCTAAGTT
This region of Choristoneura fumiferana chromosome 11, NRCan_CFum_1, whole genome shotgun sequence genomic DNA includes:
- the LOC141432952 gene encoding uncharacterized protein; amino-acid sequence: MSPSSPPINLTEFPPQRPEPCRTQGNFEVDSYGRESPLGSRSPSPISPTGSQSYRGGPSTDRAPCSPSQQTHRDFAAFAKSLRKYPSLAERSPSAELLQQLIKQTQEKFFSKSSHYSKSVRNFNEKQNSDNSVDKPTKMPKNTQNLQALGRIKKSDQRDDLAKQCDTKTKSKTKKIRSGYKSPTPGCSREIRVRDSFDYLSSSIARPPPGVASGDRTQPDRQDRTVRSLRDSLVKVFGEQEPVLAYPVCPTMQSRYERHKREHHSLCSKVFKRSESDSASAGSPSLSLGPKPWQFCGLPVASTSFTPEELKVCCVCKKPLPCDCFSEEELEEKRKLEDIVCSWLKELPVYANENPHDKFIRDAVIKKLIDTISLIKDDEFDDKGKEIIKLSIARMPMWLPADERDREAFKNKITNNLFDKIKAFRHRDKFYDSIENWLQKITFDDEAKLDKEKLASEFSKALKEIALDRPSNDSVYREMLKSKIFDMLAVLPIKSSFVKNDILNLLSDKLADTLLRLPKEEIKPDPKPTSTTSVRDEIETILMDSFKNNPIIDSLSTDVKQKAAKDLIPKLQGILLNRDGRNVSQELDGEIRNWFSKLAKDGVYVDEKDQDEFIKDLSTKLKVPDFIKMIKEEEKSGELVQLLLDWVGGLPGAPDINKPEIRVMVEDLANDLQEMQQSGDETELIRRVGNWLRNTGAKAGIDIRPGTEEEFAKKLVPKISQLNKSRKRWSRNSQSFRFNSTMDDTQLKNALMDDIHDVIDLSHVTNRDEVESKLNDILADLVMRGIDPDDARDQILSVLESGNISGEEALNISDKLMARANEMSRSIRSNDMSSDFISHGKPTTSTPQKQLKRKSYEERKYYDDLNAQIYDWISKQNLPIDHAEKQAIARELASDLLDRQKYLQLNPGAKTSPREESENLKYQIFKRLNKQVDNAVLNSLLSKADSLMTMIKRTPVPILVNRQFDQEYKDDRLIQDSDEFVQEKP